The genomic DNA AAAGATCCAGCCGATTCCGTAGCAGTTACCTGGGTATTAGGAGTAGTCGTTGTAGTGCCTCCCGAAAGAGAGTTTGGCTGAGATACAGTAGGAGTAGTTTTTATCTGTACTGTAAGATTGCCATGAGCTATGACAGCGCTCTTCAATGTAACGTTCGAGCCAATTACTACCGTCCCAGTCCTTTCGTTCACAACTACAGTTGCCTTGTTGTCAGGATTTATGGGAAGCTGTTCTATATTCGATATAAAGGCTACGCTATTATTTGCAAACTCAGTTGGAATTGCAACCTCAATAGTTTTCGCGTCCACAGCCTTTGCGATATCTCCATATGACGAATTTATAGCACTAGCAACCCTCTCTGCAGTAGTATAATCTCGCTTTCTGAGAAAAAGCTTTATGGTGTTCGACGGTTGAGACATTGCAGGAATATTTTTTATCAGCACTAAGCCGTTGTTTAGATTGGCCACTGTTGGAAAATTCTTTATTGTCCTGTTTCCCCCGCCGCCTACCGAATACGCGCCGCCCACAGATATCGGTCCTTGTGCGAAACCGTATTGCACACCATCAGGACCGAACATGGGAGTCATCAAGAGTGTCCCGCCTGCAATAGAGGTTGCATCGCCCATGCTTGATACCACAGCATCAGTCCTCTCTCCAGACATACTTTGGGTAGAAACGCTGCTACTAACCATTACTGCAGCCACATTTTTCGCTTTTAGCTGAGAATAATTAAAATTAACCCCAAACCTTTGGAGCATATTTGCATAAGAATTAATTGTAGATTGAATTTTGTCAGAATCTCCAGTCCCATTTAATCCTACAACCAATCCATAGCCTATAAGTTGAAATGAATTCGTACCGTCTGTATAACATATATCTTTTATTCTGGCTTCAGCATGAGCGCCCCTCGCGCCAAAAGCAAAAATAAATATAAATATTAAGGCAACTGATAGAAAGTTTTTCATAGCGATCATCCTAAGGAAAAACTATCCCTATTACGTTGCCGAAAAAGTTCCCTATGGCACCCAATATGCCCTTTGCTCCAGTCGGAGATGTGCCCTTTATTATAAGTTGGGCATCAGATATCTGATATGAGTAAATAGTATTACTATCGCTAATATCTTCTGGTCTTATAAGGCCGTTTACAACAATGCTTTGCTTTTCTTTGTTAACCTGGATATTCTTTGTGCCCTCTATTCTCAAAAGGCCACTTGGCAAAACCTCAACAACCCTTGCCTCAATATCGCCAGTGATAGTTGCCGATCTGCCATTGGAACCCTGATCGGAATACTGCCCGCTTCCAGATGCTGACATATTCGTCTTTAGGGGGTTTTTTACAAAGGGCACTTGTATGTTACTATTCGAATTAGAATAACTTCCCTGTTTTTTGGTTGAGGTAGAGGTAGAAGAGTTAAGATTTTCTGATAAAAGAATCATTACTGTATCTCCCACCGCATGCGCCTTTACATCAGAATAAAGATTTACATATGACGGATCTGGTTTAAACATATCCGCCCAAGCAGGAGAAACGAAAAACAAAAACAATAAAATCCCAAATAATATTTTCTTCATATTAATCACCCGTCTGAACCTCACTTGAGGATATTATTTTTCCTGTAAAAATCTTGTTATTTGTA from Thermodesulfobium sp. 4217-1 includes the following:
- a CDS encoding flagellar basal body P-ring protein FlgI yields the protein MKNFLSVALIFIFIFAFGARGAHAEARIKDICYTDGTNSFQLIGYGLVVGLNGTGDSDKIQSTINSYANMLQRFGVNFNYSQLKAKNVAAVMVSSSVSTQSMSGERTDAVVSSMGDATSIAGGTLLMTPMFGPDGVQYGFAQGPISVGGAYSVGGGGNRTIKNFPTVANLNNGLVLIKNIPAMSQPSNTIKLFLRKRDYTTAERVASAINSSYGDIAKAVDAKTIEVAIPTEFANNSVAFISNIEQLPINPDNKATVVVNERTGTVVIGSNVTLKSAVIAHGNLTVQIKTTPTVSQPNSLSGGTTTTTPNTQVTATESAGSLVLVNGTVDDLVKALNSIGATPRDIIAILQALKEAGSLEADLIVM
- a CDS encoding flagellar basal body L-ring protein FlgH, encoding MKKILFGILLFLFFVSPAWADMFKPDPSYVNLYSDVKAHAVGDTVMILLSENLNSSTSTSTKKQGSYSNSNSNIQVPFVKNPLKTNMSASGSGQYSDQGSNGRSATITGDIEARVVEVLPSGLLRIEGTKNIQVNKEKQSIVVNGLIRPEDISDSNTIYSYQISDAQLIIKGTSPTGAKGILGAIGNFFGNVIGIVFP